In one window of Mercurialis annua linkage group LG4, ddMerAnnu1.2, whole genome shotgun sequence DNA:
- the LOC126677724 gene encoding cell division cycle protein 48 homolog encodes MSNQAGSSDSTATKRDYSTAILERKKSPNRLVVDESINDDNSIISLHPHTMDTLQFFLGDTILIKGKKRKDAICIAHADESCEGSKIRMNKVVRSNLRVRLGDVVSVHQSPDVKYCKRVNIQPIDDTIEGVSGNLFDVYLKPYFLETFRPIRTGDLFLVRGGMRSVEFKVMATDPDEYCVVAPDTEIFYDEEGVSREEGDRLDEIGYDDVGGVRKQMAQIREAVELPLRHPKLFKTIGVKPPKGILLYGPPGTGKTLIARAIANETGAFFFCINGPEIMSKMAGESESNLRKAFEEAEKNAPSIIFIDEIDSIAPKRDKTNGEVERRIVSQLLTLMDGLKSRAHVIVIGATNRPNSIDPALRRFGRFDREIDIGVPDEVGRLEVLRIHTKNMKLTEDVDLEKTAKNTHGYVGADLAALCTEAALQCIREKMDVIDLEDESIDAEILNSMAVTNEHFDTALGISNPSALRETVVEVPNVSWEDVGGLETVKRELQETVQYPVEHPEKFEKFGMSPSKGVLFYGPPGCGKTLLAKAIANECQANFISIKGPELLTMWFGESEANVREIFDKARQSAPCVLFFDELDSIATQRGSSGGDAGGAGDRVLNQLLTEMDGMSAKKTVFIIGATNRPDIIDSALLRPGRLDQLIYIPLPDEDSRHQILKACLRKSPVAKDVDLRLLAKYTQGFSGADLTEICQRACKYAIRENIEKDIERERKRRDNPDAMEEDMDEDDEVAEINASHFEESMKYARRSVSDADIRKYQGFSQTLHQSRGVGSEFRFSETNGSAAGTDLFANSAAGADDDDLYN; translated from the coding sequence ATGTCCAACCAAGCTGGATCATCTGATTCTACAGCAACAAAAAGAGATTACAGTACAGCAATTTTAGAGCGTAAAAAATCACCAAATCGACTTGTTGTTGATGAATCCATTAACGACGATAACTCCATTATTTCTCTCCATCCTCATACTATGGACACTCTCCAGTTTTTTCTCGGCGACACCATCTTGATCAAAGGAAAGAAAAGGAAGGACGCAATCTGCATTGCTCATGCAGACGAATCATGCGAAGGGTCGAAAATCAGGATGAACAAGGTCGTCAGGTCGAACCTGAGAGTTAGGCTTGGAGATGTTGTCTCTGTTCATCAATCTCCTGATGTTAAATACTGCAAGCGTGTGAATATTCAGCCTATTGATGACACAATTGAAGGGGTTTCGGGGAATCTGTTTGATGTGTATCTGAAACCTTATTTTCTTGAAACGTTTCGTCCCATCAGGACAGGTGATTTGTTTCTTGTACGAGGTGGGATGAGAAGTGTTGAGTTTAAGGTTATGGCCACTGATCCTGATGAGTACTGTGTGGTTGCGCCGGATACGGAGATTTTCTACGACGAAGAGGGGGTGAGTAGGGAAGAGGGAGACAGATTGGATGAGATTGGGTATGATGATGTTGGTGGCGTCAGGAAACAGATGGCTCAGATTAGGGAAGCGGTGGAGCTTCCGTTGAGGCATCCGAAGCTTTTCAAGACGATTGGAGTGAAGCCGCCGAAGGGAATTCTGCTCTATGGGCCTCCTGGAACGGGAAAGACGTTGATTGCGCGCGCCATCGCGAACGAAACGGGTGCTTTTTTCTTCTGTATTAATGGACCTGAGATTATGTCGAAAATGGCTGGGGAAAGTGAAAGTAATCTCAGGAAAGCTTTTGAGGAAGCAGAGAAGAATGCGCCTTCCattatttttattgatgaaATCGACTCCATTGCGCCTAAAAGAGACAAAACGAACGGAGAAGTTGAAAGGAGAATAGTCTCGCAGCTTTTAACGCTCATGGACGGACTTAAATCTCGCGCACATGTTATTGTCATAGGAGCAACAAATCGTCCCAACAGTATTGATCCAGCTCTGAGGAGATTCGGGAGATTCGACAGGGAAATCGATATTGGTGTTCCTGATGAAGTTGGCCGTCTCGAGGTTCTTAGAATCCATACTAAGAACATGAAGCTTACCGAGGATGTCGATTTGGAAAAAACTGCGAAGAACACACATGGTTATGTTGGTGCTGATTTAGCAGCGCTTTGCACGGAGGCTGCACTTCAGTGTATCAGAGAAAAAATGGATGTGATTGACTTAGAAGACGAATCCATAGATGCTGAGATACTTAACTCCATGGCGGTCACTAACGAACACTTCGACACTGCTCTAGGGATCAGTAACCCATCGGCTTTGCGCGAAACGGTTGTTGAAGTGCCTAATGTAAGCTGGGAAGATGTTGGTGGGCTCGAAACTGTGAAGCGCGAGCTTCAAGAGACAGTTCAATATCCGGTGGAGCATCCTGAGAAATTTGAGAAATTTGGCATGTCGCCATCGAAAGGTGTTCTGTTCTACGGTCCGCCTGGTTGTGGTAAAACTCTTCTAGCCAAAGCTATTGCGAATGAATGCCAGGCTAATTTCATTAGCATCAAAGGTCCTGAATTGCTTACCATGTGGTTCGGAGAAAGCGAAGCCAATGTGCGAGAAATTTTCGACAAGGCTCGTCAGTCTGCACCTTGTGTTCTGTTCTTTGATGAGCTTGACTCAATTGCGACTCAGAGAGGTAGTAGCGGAGGAGATGCCGGTGGTGCTGGCGATAGGGTTTTGAATCAGCTTTTAACAGAAATGGACGGAATGTCAGCTAAGAAAACAGTTTTCATAATCGGTGCTACTAACCGACCAGATATAATCGACTCTGCACTTCTCCGACCTGGCAGGCTCGATCAACTAATCTATATTCCTCTTCCTGACGAAGACTCTCGCCATCAGATTCTCAAGGCGTGCCTCAGGAAATCACCGGTTGCCAAAGACGTTGATCTCAGACTACTTGCGAAATACACTCAGGGTTTCAGCGGGGCTGATTTGACTGAAATCTGCCAGCGCGCTTGCAAATACGCTATCAGGGAGAACATTGAAAAGGATATTGAGAGGGAGAGGAAGCGAAGAGATAATCCTGACGCTATGGAGGAAGACAtggatgaagatgatgaagtgGCAGAGATTAACGCGTCACATTTTGAGGAATCGATGAAGTACGCTCGCCGTAGTGTAAGTGATGCTGATATCAGGAAATACCAGGGGTTTTCTCAGACTTTGCATCAATCAAGAGGCGTTGGATCGGAATTCAGGTTTTCTGAAACCAATGGATCAGCTGCTGGAACTGATCTGTTTGCGAATTCTGCTGCCGGGGCTGATGATGATGATTTATACAATTAG